A stretch of the Capsicum annuum cultivar UCD-10X-F1 chromosome 10, UCD10Xv1.1, whole genome shotgun sequence genome encodes the following:
- the LOC107845570 gene encoding uncharacterized protein LOC107845570 has translation MPLTATMVGAILGFGTQVYSNALRKLPIMRHPWEHLLGIGIGVVAVNQFVKWEVKCNEDLNKLLEKSKHANERRYFDDGED, from the exons ATGCCGTTGACTGCAACAATGGTTGGAGCCATATTGGGTTTTGGTACCCAGGTGTACTCTAACGCCCTCCGCAAACTACCTATCATGCGCC ATCCGTGGGAACATTTGTTGGGTATTGGAATTGGTGTAGTGGCTGTCAATCAGTTTGTCAAATGGGAAGTTAAGTGCAATGAAGATCTGAACAAATTGCTCGAAAAATCTAAGCATGCCAATGAACGTCGTTACTTTG ATGATGGCGAAGATTAA